In the genome of Hevea brasiliensis isolate MT/VB/25A 57/8 chromosome 14, ASM3005281v1, whole genome shotgun sequence, the window AAATTAACAGTAGTCCAAGCTGGGGACTGGAAAAGGCTTCCATGGAAAATTAGGGCTTTTTCAACATGAGAACTTGTTCAGTCCCATCCAGAAATGAATTGTGTACTTAACATTTCGTGATTTAAATACGAAACTGAATTTAAAGATGGAGCCACTGGGCCTACTTTAGTTTCAGCATTAAAATAATCATTTATCTAAAACATATGTCCTCATATACAGCACTTCTTTCTCTCAAATCAAGTATATCCAGACAAAGTTTGAAGCAAAGGCAAACATCTCATTAGTAGGGCAATACAGGAGTCATGTGGATTGCGGAATTTGATATATTAAATATCTTGGCAGTTACAAGATTTGTAGTGATTTAAGGTAGTTCTACATTGATTCCATAGAAATATCCAATATCAGTTTATCTTTGATATCAACACAAAACCTAACAAGACAGCCATTTTAAGTGACTATAAAGAGTTGAGAGGATTGGAGATTACAGTCAATGAGAAACAGAGTGATAAATAGCACAGACCAGATGGATCACCTAAAGTGCATATATGATATTAACTATCTACACACAGATGTACAATATACATATGGGCATATGCACAATATCATCCATTCGTATCCCATATCCTTACAAAATTCATAAGAAAGAAGCTAAAGATAGCTTAGGCAAAACCTTTCGCTATAAGCCACAACCACAAAAACCACATAGGTCAACAATTTGCAGGAGCAAAAAGAGTATACAATAAGACAACTAGGGTTCAGGAATAAATTCTATGCTCATTTTAGGGATGCCTGATAACTGAGGCACTTTGAAAGATTTTGAACACATTTATATGGTTAACTGGAATGACTCTTACCTGCTTAGGCATATAAACATATTTGATAAAATGGAAGGAGAACTTTTGTAGTTctgaatatattatatatttcatTATATAGCCCATAAATTTAGATTATCTGACTCCCTACCATCCTGTTATCACCAATTATAATCGCCAGTGTAGACGATGACACAGATCTCTCATAAAGATCTCACAAAAATATTCTCCACAGTTAGACAGGCATGGTGAGCTGCAACCAGAATAATGTGTGCTAAACATGGAAAAACATAAAACTATCGTGAAAGCTTTTACAAGATTATCCTCACCAGTTCACTGAAGATGAATATTCATTCAATAGTCAGTTGCAAGATGGATAATTTCCTTGACTACTCCAACTTGGCTTTTTATAACATGAATTGCATACATGGAACAGTTTATGCCATGCTTATTAAACAGAAAACATCTTCAAGAAACTGGCTAGTTCTTCATGCTACCCAACCATCAAAAAGAACAGCAGAAGGAATCTATTTATAACAACTAAAATTTTGTATTATTCATGTAGTTCAATACAAATgaaagagaaaccataaacatatTGAAGGGAACAACATGAAACTCAAAACTTTCAACACCTGTGTCCATTGAAACCTTGGTGTGTATTTTTGGCACAGAAAAATAAGCTTAATTTGATGCTGGAGGAACTATGGATAATGATTTGTGATCCAAAACACCTCTTGACTTCAAAAAATTCTACATCCCTTCAAAATGATGATCCATATCTCTCCAACAATTTGACAAACTGCAAATTGGAATCAGAGAAGCAGAATATCAGTAAGCAATTAAGGTGGAAACTgtagtataataataataataataataataataataataataatacaatacAACACACACCTGTCTCATAAGCACCATTCTCTGGCATTTTGGAACATCTTTAACCATGGGCTAGGACCTTTTTTGTCCACATTCCAGTTCAAGGGGTACCATGGGAATTGCCACATCAAGAAGCAACGTTCTGGATGAGGCATCATGGCAAGATGCCTCCCATCAGGAGAACAAATTGCTGCTACTCCTAAGGGAGAGCCATTCACATTGAAAGGGTAAGCTTCTGTAGGATTCCCATCATCATCGCAGTATCTAACTGGGGCCAAGTTTGAATGAATCACACGATCAAGAACACCATCATCAGGGAAATATGCTCTTCCCTCGCCATGGGCAGCCCACACCCCTAATGTACTACCTTCCATCCCTTTGAACATTATAGCAGGCGAATCCTTTATTGTCACACTTGTAAAGCGGCATTCAAATCGACCAGATTCATTGTGAATGAACCTTGGTTGTGATGGGTCACCTCCAGCACCAAGCACACCCCCAACCTGGGGGCCTGGGACCCAACCCAGTAGAGCCATGAGCTGACAGCCATTGCAAACACCAAGACTGAAAGTGTCAGGCCGCTTGTAGAACTCCTGAAATTGATTTAGAAGGGGTTGATTGAATCGTATGGAAGCAGACCAACCTTTTGCAGAATCAAGGACATCAGCATAACTAAAACCCCCCACAAACACAATCCCATGGAATTCATGAAGAGAGATAGCTCCATTCAAGAGGTCTGACATTGTAACATCCCAGGGTTCAAAACCAGCAGCATAAAGTGCTGCAGCCATCTCTCTGTCTCCATTGCTGCCTTCCTCTCGAATCACAGCCACTTTTGGTTTCAAAGTTGCAGTCATATATTTCTCATCAGTAAAGGAAGGAATAAAAGATAGCTTCCAGTAAGGTTCATGCCTAGACTTCAAACCTTCGTTCTCCATGTCCACACAAGAAGCCAGTCTTTGGAACTTTTCCAGATGAAAACTAGTTTCTTCCCACACATCTCTAAGGAGAGAAGTCTTCTCATTCAAATGAGTTACCGAATCAACTTTCAGTTCTATCACTGGTGAGGCAGTCACTTGTCCAATAATATGAGCAGAAACTCCTACACTAGTGAGCTTTTGCATTACAGTATCCAAGTTCTTTGTGCTAATCTCAACAACAAGACCAAGCTCTTCAGCAAAGAGTATCTGGAAGAGACCATTCCCTTGTGAAGTTAAGTCCAAAGCAATACCACAATTCCCAGCAAATGCCATCTCCATGGCACAGACAAGTAGTCCACCATCACTAATATCATGTCCAGAAGAGATGAGTTCATCTGCAATAAGATCCTGGATACACTCAAAAACTCTTTTGAGGTAAGGAACATCCTCAAGATCAGGACAGTCATCCCCAACTTGGTCAAAAGCTTGAGCAAGAGCAGAGGCACCTAACCGCCGCTTTCCTTTTGCCATATCAATGTGAAGCAACAAACCATCATCTCCCAATTTCAAATCTGGAGTAACTGTTTTTGTGATGTCAGGACAAGTGACATACACACTTATAACAAGATTACCCGGAGCCTTAACAACCTCACCAGCTGCATGGGCTGCCATTGACAGACTATCCTTTCCCCCATCAATTGCAATACCAAGTTCAATCATAGCTTCAGATAGAGCTTTTGCAGCATCATACATGTCTGCCCCCTCCCCATCAAGCTTGGCAGCATACATCCAATTCCCACTTGCTTTAACATCAGAAAGAGAAGTAACCTTAGCCCAAACTAGATTTGTGAGTGCTTCTCCAACAGCTAATCTAGCCATTGCCTTTGGATTAACCAGACCTTTGATTGGCTGCTCTCCAATTGCACATGCACCTCCAGTAAAGTCAGTGTAAGTCTGAGCAATGACAGCAACATCAGCAAGAGTAATCTGCAAAGGACCAACAGTTTGCTGCTGTGCCACAAGACCTGTAACACATCTATCCACTTTTGTTGTCAAGAAGCGTTTTGAACACACAGAAGGAAGTCTTAATACCCTCTTCAAAGCCTCCATCACAGTGATCCCTGGGGCAATATCAAGTGGCTCTCGTGCATGAACCACGTGGTGAAACTCAAAGGTCTTCTGAGGCATGTCCCCGAGTACTTGCTCCAGCTCAAGATCCACAGCAGGAGGAGGAGTAGGGTGTCCACTTGAATGGCACTTCTCATTAGCTAAGCTATCAACCAAAACAACACGTCCCTCACCATTGATCGTCCCAATAACAGCCATTGACACCCTTTCTCTTTCACAGATTGATTGTAAAAGATCGCGGCTCTCAGGCTTTACCAAGATTGCATCTTGTTCCTGATATTCTGCGCCCCATATCTCCAAAACAGACATCGTATGATCACCAACAACAATTGCCCGGATGTCAATCACAGCGCCCTTTGGATATATAATCTCCTTGACAACATTACAGTTACCACCTGCTCCCTGATCATGGATGCTGATAATTGGATTATTCTCCCCCATTTCAATGCAGGCACGAACAACTCGATAGAGTTTTTGAGCCATCTCAGCATCTCCACGTTGTACAGCATTAAAATCAAGCTCTGCATCATTCTGGCCACTCACCATACTTGATGCGGCCCCACCTCCCATTCCAATACGATATGCAGGACCTCCAATCTTCACAACCAACATACCAAGGTCAGGCTCTCCTTTTGTTATATGCATATGATCAATCTGCCCAATTCCCCCACTGAACATTATGGGCTTCAACCATTCTCGCCTTTCTCCACTTGGAAGTCTCATTCCAAAAGTTCTAGTATACCCCTGAATTAAGGGCTCCCCGAATTTGTTTCCATAGTCTGATGCCCCATTACTGGCATCAATAAGAATCTGCAAAGGAGATGCCAAGTTTGATGGATATGAGAAAGAATGATCCTCCCATGGAGCATAAGAACCCTCTATATTCAGATTCCCAACGCAGTAACCAGCTGTAGCTGCAATAACAAATGAACCCCTACCTGTTGCGTGGGTATCCCTAATTCTACCGCCAGCACCAGTCTCTGCCCCAGGATAAGGAGCCACAGCGCAAGGGAAATTATGGGTTTCAGCTGTAAATAAAATATCAAGGTCACGAGTAGTTGCATTCAGTGGACATGTCAAACCAGGCTGAACTGGTCGCAACTGCTTTACAGGGAAACCCTTGATTGCACTAGAATTATCCTTGAAGCCAATTACAGAATTGTTTGGATTAGCCTGCAAGGTGCTCTTCACAATCTGCATAAGAGTTCTATCCATGGGCTGTCCATCAATAACAATCTTCCCAGTAAAAAACCAGTGCCTACTATGCTCACTGTTGGATTGAGCAATGTCAAACAATTCCACTGTTGTTGGATTCCGTTTGATATCATCCTTGAACAGCCTAGTGTAATACTGCAAATCTTGCTCATCAAAAGCTAATCCCATCTCCTGATTAATCTCTTCCAAAGCTTTCCTACCCTTCTCTATAACAGGCACGTATCGTACTTCCTCAGGAACCACATTAGTCTCAAAAGATGTCAGCCTCTGAGTATAAACACATTCAGTCATCCGATCATGAACCAAGGCAGCAAACTCATTAAGTTGATCTTCTTGCAACACTCCCTTACTATAGAGCAAGTACCTCCTCGACCGTTCCATTCGAGTCACTTCTGTTAACCCACAAGCACAACAAATTGACACGGCATTTGCAGACCAAGCTGTTGTAAAAGACAACCTAGGCCCAACCTCAACTACAACAGTATTCAATccttctttcctcttcttctcaAGAAAGCTCTCAGTCCCCAAATTCTCTGGCTCATACGTTTCCTGAAGCAGCCACCTAAGTACTCCAAGCTTCTCATCCGAAATCTCAGATTGAAGACCAATATTAAAACACTGCTCAGTTTGTAGCCCAACAATCTCATTCGAAACTTTTGTTTGAACCAACTTGAGCAATTCAAGAGTTGCACTCTCTTGAATTAATGGCAAGCGATAAAAAGGGACAATTTCTTGTGCAGGCTTCTCAATCAAACTAGATTGTTCATCAACAGAGCTTGTCACACCACTAGAAACAACAGCTGTAGGCTTTGATTGAGCACAGCACCTCAATGATACACATCTTCCGTTAGATACACCCAGAGGAGGCTTACGATTACGAAGTGTGCCACATAGCAGCTGCTTTCGCCGATTAATAGGCAAATCTCTCAGTAAAAACAGAGTTTGCCTAGAGGTACCCTGTAAAGAAAATCCAAATAACAGCCGACATATGAAACAAATTATTACTCAAGCCCAGAAAAAACAACAGGAAAAAAGCTAAAAAAAATGTAGATTTCCAGCTAAATGACAGGGAAATCAAATACCAGAAGGACAGGAATTTCACTATCCATTAATATAAAAACCTACCTGCAAAAATTGAGATGCAGTGGTGATTTCTCGGGCACCAGCCATTACATGAACCTGTGTAAATGAAGCACAAATCAGAaactaaaagttaaaaaaaataaaatgattataAACAAGCAAAGAAAAAACAATTTTAAGAAGCAGAATTAAGTATCGAAAAACAGAGGAAGATACCCTCTTAGGGTTAGCTAGAATCGAAGGCGCGTATAATATGgttagagagatagagagagcgtGGACTAGGGTTTTGGCATTGCACTAGTAAACCCTACTTTCCTGCTGAAGTAAAGTTTTCTTCTTCAGAATCTAGCtattttttgttattattattattggtggAAAAGAAATGGCACCCCAGTCTTCCTACGAACAGTCTTTGGCGTTTCCTCCATCGACTATTTATCTTTTTCTAAttcctt includes:
- the LOC110667223 gene encoding probable phosphoribosylformylglycinamidine synthase, chloroplastic/mitochondrial; the encoded protein is MAGAREITTASQFLQGTSRQTLFLLRDLPINRRKQLLCGTLRNRKPPLGVSNGRCVSLRCCAQSKPTAVVSSGVTSSVDEQSSLIEKPAQEIVPFYRLPLIQESATLELLKLVQTKVSNEIVGLQTEQCFNIGLQSEISDEKLGVLRWLLQETYEPENLGTESFLEKKRKEGLNTVVVEVGPRLSFTTAWSANAVSICCACGLTEVTRMERSRRYLLYSKGVLQEDQLNEFAALVHDRMTECVYTQRLTSFETNVVPEEVRYVPVIEKGRKALEEINQEMGLAFDEQDLQYYTRLFKDDIKRNPTTVELFDIAQSNSEHSRHWFFTGKIVIDGQPMDRTLMQIVKSTLQANPNNSVIGFKDNSSAIKGFPVKQLRPVQPGLTCPLNATTRDLDILFTAETHNFPCAVAPYPGAETGAGGRIRDTHATGRGSFVIAATAGYCVGNLNIEGSYAPWEDHSFSYPSNLASPLQILIDASNGASDYGNKFGEPLIQGYTRTFGMRLPSGERREWLKPIMFSGGIGQIDHMHITKGEPDLGMLVVKIGGPAYRIGMGGGAASSMVSGQNDAELDFNAVQRGDAEMAQKLYRVVRACIEMGENNPIISIHDQGAGGNCNVVKEIIYPKGAVIDIRAIVVGDHTMSVLEIWGAEYQEQDAILVKPESRDLLQSICERERVSMAVIGTINGEGRVVLVDSLANEKCHSSGHPTPPPAVDLELEQVLGDMPQKTFEFHHVVHAREPLDIAPGITVMEALKRVLRLPSVCSKRFLTTKVDRCVTGLVAQQQTVGPLQITLADVAVIAQTYTDFTGGACAIGEQPIKGLVNPKAMARLAVGEALTNLVWAKVTSLSDVKASGNWMYAAKLDGEGADMYDAAKALSEAMIELGIAIDGGKDSLSMAAHAAGEVVKAPGNLVISVYVTCPDITKTVTPDLKLGDDGLLLHIDMAKGKRRLGASALAQAFDQVGDDCPDLEDVPYLKRVFECIQDLIADELISSGHDISDGGLLVCAMEMAFAGNCGIALDLTSQGNGLFQILFAEELGLVVEISTKNLDTVMQKLTSVGVSAHIIGQVTASPVIELKVDSVTHLNEKTSLLRDVWEETSFHLEKFQRLASCVDMENEGLKSRHEPYWKLSFIPSFTDEKYMTATLKPKVAVIREEGSNGDREMAAALYAAGFEPWDVTMSDLLNGAISLHEFHGIVFVGGFSYADVLDSAKGWSASIRFNQPLLNQFQEFYKRPDTFSLGVCNGCQLMALLGWVPGPQVGGVLGAGGDPSQPRFIHNESGRFECRFTSVTIKDSPAIMFKGMEGSTLGVWAAHGEGRAYFPDDGVLDRVIHSNLAPVRYCDDDGNPTEAYPFNVNGSPLGVAAICSPDGRHLAMMPHPERCFLMWQFPWYPLNWNVDKKGPSPWLKMFQNAREWCL